gagagcaacatgttactcacgagctactggttggggatcactgctatagagactGTCCCTTTAACCTCTTAACCATGTCACTGCCATTAGGGCGGTCGGTTCCTATCCCATTAACCCCGTCAGTGATATAACGGTACAGTTATAGTGGCTTTGCTTGTCCCCAGGTCTGGCACACAGTTTCCCATTTAACATCTTCCATGCCATAGTGCAACATTCCAAGCAGCGTCCCATTCCCAAGCCCTGGATTCAGCTGCCAGTCACACACGTAGCGACTCCTGAGGGGACTGGGGCCACTATATCGGCGGTGGCAGACGGTAAGTACCAATACTTCCATATGAAACTGCTTTGCTGGCAGAGCGAAGGTTAAATCCCATATAACACTATGTATTTATCTAGCAGCTTTATTTCCACGTATAATCACACACAGGCAGTTTGGTTAGAGCAAATAAAGAACATTAAACCCATACACAGGGTTAAAGACTGTGGCTGTCAGAAACAATGGAAGTGGCAGTTAGTTGGGCGGCACAGAGAAATCCTAGGAGAACAGGTGCCAGGCAATGAGCAGCCACAACATTACACAGGAGTCTATGGAGCACTAGAGAAATGATTTAATCCATTTACACCCAGAAGTGGGAGGGGCTTCAGTAACCCAAAAGGCTTGTGAGAGACAATATTACTACATGTCCCCAGTGATGTACTGATAATTCCAGGGGAGGTGCAGGAGGAGGAGCCATGGGAAGAGAACTCACGTTGGAGACACAGAGACTGATCCGTGTGGGCAGAACTCACTGGACTTCTCATCAGTGGGTGTGGCTACAGGTCACATGATTTGCAGGAAGTAATCTTGCCATTTCCCTCATGTCTATGGATGAATAAAGCCGTTATGTGAAtatttcctgtgtgtgtgtgagaacaGCTCCCGCCTGGGAGGAGCCAAACTTCTCCTCTAGCGCCAGCACATGCACCAACTACTCACTGCCGGCCCCGCCCTCAACAAAGGGGAAGGAAGCTTTATTTGCACagggaatatacatttatataaatatgtcccttgctTCCGCCATCACTCTGtattctgattggttaccattcAGTTGTAATCCACCAATGCTTCTCTTTCACTTGCTGCTCAATCCCGCCCCCTCACAATAGCCTCAATTTGCCCCTCCCTCTCTGAGCAGTGTCAGGCTGAGGTCACCCAAAGATGCTGGAATTGTGCAGCTGCAAGGAGCATAGGAGCCGGCTGAAGTCCTCATAGGTCCATGGAGAAGGTGGAGCCAGGGATGCTCCTCCCACTGCACTGCTGCTCGATGGGCTTCAAGAAAACAAGATAGAGGCACAATAGTCAGTAGCTCCACTCACGACTTAATATCACCGTCACCctcctgcagggggaggggcttacaactcctgtctgtgtcactgtatcaccctgcagggggagggactctccttctgtctgtgttactgtatcaccctgcagggggagggactctccttctgtctgtgtcactgtatcaccctgcagggggagggactctccttctgtctgtgtcactgtatcaccctgcagggggagggactctccttctgtctgtgtcactgtatcaccctgcagggggagggactctcctatCTGTGTCACTGtctcaccctgcagggggagggactctccttctgtctgtgtcactgtatcaccctgcagggggagggactctccttctgtctgtgtcactgtatcaccctgcagggggaaggactctccttctgtctgtgtcactgtatcaccctgcagggggagggactctccttctgtctgtgtcactgtatcaccctgcagggggagggactctccttctgtctgtgtcactgtatcaccctgcagggggagggactctccttctgtctgtgtcactgtatcaccctgcagggggagggactctccttctgtcagtcactgtatcaccctgcagggggaggggcttacaactcctgtctgtgtcactttatcaccctgcagggggagggactcacGTCTCCTTCTGTCTGTATCACTGTGTTACACTGCAGGGGGCGGGGCAGACAGTGGCTTTTCATGTAATACTCACTTTATGGCAGCAGGGTCATTGAATGTGACGAGCAGGTCGGTCGTGTGCTGTGGCAGTCGGAATAAAGCCATATGTATATTGACTGTGTTTCGAGCCTAAAAGGCAATACAAAGAGGTTAGGTTGCACCATCTCCAGACATGGCAGTGCCAGCCCACAAGCTCTTATAAGCAACACCATAAGGAGCTGCCATACCTCTTCATTGAATTTGGCCACTAGCTGGAGACCGGTCAGTAGCCAGGCATTGGTGCAGTCAGTGAGCGTCAGCTGAGCCAGGGGGAGGGGCTCTACACTCAACACTTCTGATTGGCCCTCAGCATCGTTACTTGATGCCACATCTTCAAAGTGGTACCTGCAAGA
Above is a genomic segment from Xenopus laevis strain J_2021 chromosome 3L, Xenopus_laevis_v10.1, whole genome shotgun sequence containing:
- the rangrf.L gene encoding RAN guanine nucleotide release factor L homeolog, translated to MAQESRPLFAGALSAILPPFLQDVSELREIPDNQEVFAHTSTDQSIIVELLEYQEGVSDSEAARYHFEDVASSNDAEGQSEVLSVEPLPLAQLTLTDCTNAWLLTGLQLVAKFNEEARNTVNIHMALFRLPQHTTDLLVTFNDPAAINPSSSSAVGGASLAPPSPWTYEDFSRLLCSLQLHNSSIFG